A genomic stretch from Pseudomonas alkylphenolica includes:
- a CDS encoding ABC transporter permease — MAIAVPLNEGAGSTLKQRLARAERVNRWKAQALIAPLALFLLLVFLVPIAALLYKSVGNPEVVTGLPQTVAAVTQWDGKGLPDESVYKALSEDLGQARKNQTLGDTSKRLNMELAGYRSLLAKTARALPFKTEPASYKEALQELDERWGDPAYWQAIRRNTSSVTPFYLLAALDHRIDDLGELAKATPDQAIYLDIFTRTLWMGFVITAICLVLAYPLAYLLANLPTRQSNLLMILVLLPFWTSILVRVAAWIVLLQSGGLINSALMAVGIIDKPLELVFNRTGVYISMVHILLPFMILPIYSVMKGISPTYMRAAISLGCHPFTSFWRVYFPQTYAGVGAGCLLVFILAIGYYITPALLGSPNDQMVSYFVAFYTNTSINWGMATALGGLLLLATVILYLIYSWLVGASRLRLS, encoded by the coding sequence ATGGCCATCGCAGTGCCCCTGAATGAAGGCGCCGGTTCCACACTCAAGCAGCGTCTGGCGCGTGCCGAGCGGGTCAACCGCTGGAAGGCGCAAGCCCTGATCGCGCCGCTGGCGCTGTTCCTGCTGCTGGTTTTCCTGGTGCCGATTGCCGCGCTGCTCTACAAGAGCGTCGGTAACCCGGAAGTTGTCACAGGCTTGCCGCAGACCGTTGCGGCGGTCACGCAGTGGGACGGCAAGGGCCTGCCGGACGAATCGGTGTACAAGGCACTGAGCGAAGACCTTGGCCAGGCGCGCAAGAACCAGACACTCGGCGACACCTCCAAGCGTCTGAACATGGAGCTGGCCGGCTATCGCAGCCTGCTGGCGAAAACCGCTCGAGCCTTGCCGTTCAAGACCGAGCCGGCTTCTTATAAAGAAGCACTGCAAGAGCTGGACGAGCGCTGGGGCGATCCGGCCTACTGGCAGGCCATTCGTCGTAACACCAGTAGCGTCACCCCGTTCTACCTGTTGGCGGCTCTGGATCACCGCATCGATGATCTCGGCGAGCTGGCCAAGGCTACCCCGGACCAGGCCATTTACCTGGACATCTTCACCCGTACCCTGTGGATGGGCTTTGTCATCACCGCCATCTGCCTGGTGCTGGCTTATCCGCTGGCCTATTTGCTGGCCAACCTGCCAACCCGGCAGAGCAACCTGTTGATGATCCTGGTACTGCTGCCGTTCTGGACTTCGATCCTGGTGCGGGTTGCCGCCTGGATCGTGCTGTTGCAATCGGGTGGCTTGATCAACAGCGCGCTGATGGCCGTGGGGATCATCGACAAACCGCTGGAGCTGGTATTCAACCGCACCGGTGTGTACATCTCCATGGTCCACATTCTGCTGCCGTTCATGATCCTGCCGATCTACAGCGTGATGAAGGGCATCTCACCCACCTACATGCGTGCGGCGATCTCCCTGGGCTGCCATCCGTTCACCAGCTTCTGGCGGGTGTACTTCCCGCAGACCTACGCAGGTGTAGGCGCGGGCTGTCTGCTGGTGTTCATCCTGGCCATCGGCTACTACATCACCCCGGCGCTGCTCGGCAGCCCGAACGACCAGATGGTCAGCTACTTCGTGGCGTTCTATACCAACACCAGCATCAACTGGGGCATGGCTACTGCGTTGGGCGGTCTGCTGCTGCTCGCTACTGTCATTCTGTACCTGATCTATAGCTGGCTGGTCGGCGCCAGCCGCCTGCGTCTGAGCTGA
- a CDS encoding ABC transporter permease, whose amino-acid sequence MLSPYMSPVERVWFYSLRILCGLILLFLVLPVLVIIPLSFNSGSFLVYPLQGFSLQWYHDFFASAEWMRALKNSIIVAPAATALAMVFGTLASIGLTRGDFPGKPLIMALVISPMVVPVVIIGVASYLFFAPLGMGNSFISLILVHAVLGVPFVIITVSATLQGFNYNLVRAAASLGASPLTAFRRVTLPLIAPGVISGALFAFATSFDEVVVTLFLAGPEQATLPRQMFSGIRENLSPTIAAAATLLIAFSVLLLLTLEWLRGRSEKLRTQQPG is encoded by the coding sequence ATGCTGAGCCCTTACATGTCGCCCGTTGAGCGGGTCTGGTTCTACAGTTTGCGCATCCTCTGCGGGCTGATCCTGTTGTTCCTGGTGTTACCGGTACTGGTGATCATTCCGTTGTCGTTCAACTCCGGCAGCTTCCTGGTCTATCCGCTGCAAGGCTTTTCGTTGCAGTGGTACCACGACTTCTTTGCCTCGGCCGAGTGGATGCGGGCGTTGAAGAACAGCATCATCGTCGCCCCGGCGGCGACCGCGCTGGCCATGGTCTTTGGCACCCTGGCGTCGATCGGCCTGACCCGCGGTGACTTCCCCGGCAAGCCACTGATCATGGCTCTGGTGATTTCGCCGATGGTGGTGCCGGTGGTGATCATCGGTGTCGCCAGCTACCTGTTCTTCGCGCCGCTGGGCATGGGTAACAGCTTCATTTCGCTGATTCTGGTGCATGCGGTGCTGGGTGTGCCGTTCGTCATCATCACTGTGTCGGCGACCCTGCAGGGCTTCAACTACAACCTAGTGCGTGCGGCTGCCAGCCTGGGGGCTTCGCCGCTGACGGCCTTCCGTCGGGTGACCTTGCCACTGATTGCCCCCGGGGTGATCTCCGGCGCCCTGTTTGCCTTTGCCACCTCGTTCGACGAAGTGGTGGTGACCCTGTTCCTCGCCGGCCCCGAGCAGGCGACCCTGCCACGGCAGATGTTCAGCGGTATCCGCGAGAACCTCAGCCCGACCATCGCCGCGGCGGCGACCTTGCTGATTGCGTTCTCGGTCCTCTTGTTGCTGACCTTGGAATGGCTACGTGGGCGTAGTGAAAAACTGCGGACTCAGCAACCGGGTTGA
- the rpe gene encoding ribulose-phosphate 3-epimerase — protein MQPYAIAPSILSADFARLGEEVDNVLAAGADIVHFDVMDNHYVPNLTIGPMVCTALRKYGITAPIDVHLMVSPVDRIIGDFIEAGASYITFHPEATLHIDRSLQLIRDGGCKAGLVFNPATPLDTLKYVMDKVDMILLMSVNPGFGGQKFIPGTLDKLREARALIDASGRDIRLEIDGGVNVNNIREIAAAGADTFVAGSAIFNTPNYQEVIAKMHAELALARP, from the coding sequence ATGCAGCCCTACGCAATTGCCCCCTCGATTCTTTCTGCCGACTTCGCTCGCCTGGGCGAGGAGGTCGACAATGTACTGGCCGCTGGTGCCGACATCGTTCACTTCGACGTAATGGACAACCACTACGTACCGAACCTGACCATCGGCCCTATGGTCTGCACCGCACTGCGCAAGTACGGCATCACCGCGCCGATCGACGTGCACCTGATGGTCAGCCCGGTCGACCGCATCATCGGCGACTTCATCGAAGCGGGCGCCAGCTACATTACCTTCCATCCGGAAGCCACCCTGCACATCGATCGTTCACTACAGTTGATTCGTGACGGTGGTTGCAAGGCCGGCCTGGTGTTCAACCCGGCAACCCCGCTCGACACCCTCAAGTACGTGATGGACAAGGTCGACATGATCCTGTTGATGAGCGTCAACCCAGGTTTTGGCGGTCAGAAATTCATTCCCGGCACCCTCGACAAGCTGCGCGAAGCCCGTGCGCTGATTGATGCCAGCGGCCGCGATATCCGTCTGGAAATCGACGGTGGGGTGAATGTGAACAACATTCGTGAGATCGCTGCCGCCGGTGCCGATACCTTCGTCGCCGGTTCGGCGATCTTCAATACCCCGAACTACCAGGAGGTCATTGCCAAGATGCATGCCGAACTGGCCCTGGCGCGCCCATGA
- a CDS encoding phosphoglycolate phosphatase — MSGFEQLFPGALPKLVMFDLDGTLIDSVPDLAAAVDNMLLEMGRKPAGLEAVRHWVGNGAPVLVRRALAGGLDHADVDEDEAEKGLELFLQAYADNHQLTVVYPGVRDTLKWLHKQGVEMALITNKPERFVAPLLDQMKIGRYFRWIIGGDTLPQKKPDPAALLFVMKMANVSAEAALFVGDSRSDVLAAKAAGVKCVGLSYGYNHGRPISEEEPCLVIDDLRALLPGCLDAATGITLADVHSPKDRDSIVAVTGKLWMKVIKALARWRWRA, encoded by the coding sequence ATGAGCGGCTTCGAGCAGCTGTTCCCCGGCGCACTGCCCAAACTGGTGATGTTTGATCTGGACGGTACCCTGATCGATTCGGTACCGGACCTGGCAGCGGCGGTGGATAACATGCTGCTCGAAATGGGGCGCAAGCCCGCTGGCCTGGAGGCGGTACGCCACTGGGTCGGTAATGGTGCCCCGGTGCTGGTGCGCCGGGCCCTGGCCGGTGGTCTGGATCATGCCGACGTCGATGAAGACGAGGCAGAAAAAGGCCTGGAGTTGTTCCTGCAGGCCTATGCCGACAACCACCAGCTAACCGTGGTGTACCCCGGCGTGCGCGACACGCTCAAGTGGTTGCACAAACAGGGCGTGGAAATGGCCCTGATCACCAACAAGCCGGAGCGCTTTGTCGCGCCGTTGCTCGACCAGATGAAAATCGGTCGTTATTTTCGCTGGATCATCGGTGGCGACACGCTGCCGCAGAAGAAGCCCGATCCGGCAGCATTGCTGTTCGTCATGAAAATGGCCAACGTCTCGGCTGAAGCCGCCTTGTTCGTTGGCGATTCGCGCAGCGACGTGCTGGCGGCCAAAGCAGCCGGGGTCAAGTGCGTGGGCTTGAGCTATGGCTACAATCACGGACGGCCGATCAGCGAAGAAGAGCCGTGCCTGGTCATCGATGACCTGCGTGCGCTGTTGCCCGGTTGCTTAGATGCGGCCACTGGGATAACGTTGGCTGACGTTCATTCCCCCAAAGATCGAGATTCCATCGTGGCGGTTACCGGCAAACTCTGGATGAAAGTCATCAAGGCCCTGGCCCGTTGGCGTTGGCGCGCCTGA
- the trpE gene encoding anthranilate synthase component I has translation MTREEFLRLAAAGYNRIPLACETLADFDTPLSIYLKLADQSNSYLLESVQGGEKWGRYSIIGLPCRTVLRVHDHQVRITHDGDEIERHDVEDPLAFVESFKERYNVPTIAGLPRFNGGLVGYFGYDCVRYVEKRLGKCPNPDPLGVPDILLMVSDAVVVFDNLAGKMHAIVLVDPAQEQAYENGLARLEGLLEQLRQPITPRRGLELGGPQAAEPTFRSSFTQSDYERAVDTIKEYILAGDCMQVVPSQRMSIDFKAAPIDLYRALRCFNPTPYMYFFNFGDFHVVGSSPEVLVRVEDNLVTVRPIAGTRPRGATEEADRALEEDLLSDDKEIAEHLMLIDLGRNDAGRVSATGTVKVTEKMVIERYSNVMHIVSNVTGELKEGLSAMDALRAILPAGTLSGAPKIRAMEIIDELEPVKRGVYGGAVGYFAWNGNMDTAIAIRTAVIKDGELHVQAGGGIVADSVPALEWEETINKRRAMFRAVALAEQTPRS, from the coding sequence ATGACCCGCGAAGAATTCCTGCGCCTGGCCGCTGCCGGCTACAACCGTATTCCCCTGGCCTGCGAGACGCTGGCCGACTTCGACACGCCGTTGTCGATCTACCTGAAACTGGCCGATCAATCCAACTCCTACCTGCTTGAATCTGTGCAGGGCGGTGAGAAATGGGGGCGTTACTCGATCATTGGTCTGCCGTGCCGCACTGTGCTGCGCGTGCATGACCATCAGGTACGCATCACCCATGACGGCGACGAAATCGAACGTCACGACGTGGAAGATCCGCTGGCTTTCGTCGAGTCCTTCAAAGAGCGCTACAACGTCCCGACCATTGCCGGTCTGCCGCGCTTCAATGGTGGCCTGGTGGGCTACTTCGGTTATGACTGCGTGCGCTATGTCGAGAAGCGTCTGGGCAAATGCCCGAATCCGGATCCGCTGGGCGTGCCGGATATTCTGCTGATGGTGTCCGACGCCGTGGTGGTGTTCGACAATCTGGCGGGCAAGATGCACGCCATCGTGCTGGTCGATCCGGCCCAGGAACAGGCCTACGAAAACGGCCTGGCACGTCTGGAAGGCTTGCTTGAACAGCTGCGCCAGCCAATTACCCCGCGTCGCGGCCTGGAGCTGGGTGGCCCGCAAGCCGCCGAGCCGACCTTCCGTTCCAGCTTCACCCAGAGTGACTACGAGCGTGCGGTCGATACCATCAAGGAATACATCCTGGCCGGCGACTGCATGCAGGTTGTGCCGTCGCAGCGTATGTCGATCGACTTCAAGGCAGCGCCTATCGACCTGTACCGGGCGCTGCGTTGCTTCAACCCGACGCCGTACATGTATTTCTTCAACTTCGGTGACTTCCACGTAGTGGGCAGCTCGCCGGAAGTGCTGGTTCGGGTCGAAGACAATCTGGTCACCGTGCGCCCGATTGCCGGTACCCGCCCACGTGGCGCCACCGAAGAGGCTGATCGTGCGCTGGAAGAGGATCTGCTGTCGGACGACAAGGAAATCGCCGAGCACCTGATGCTTATCGACCTGGGCCGCAACGACGCCGGCCGGGTGTCGGCAACCGGTACGGTCAAGGTTACCGAGAAGATGGTGATCGAACGTTACTCCAACGTCATGCACATCGTTTCCAATGTCACCGGTGAACTGAAAGAAGGCCTCAGCGCGATGGATGCGTTGCGCGCCATTCTGCCCGCCGGGACCTTGTCCGGGGCGCCGAAGATCCGCGCGATGGAAATCATCGATGAGCTTGAGCCGGTCAAGCGCGGTGTCTACGGTGGCGCGGTCGGCTACTTTGCCTGGAACGGCAACATGGACACCGCCATCGCGATCCGCACAGCGGTCATCAAGGATGGTGAGCTGCATGTCCAGGCCGGTGGCGGTATCGTTGCCGACTCGGTGCCGGCGCTGGAGTGG